From Dethiobacter alkaliphilus AHT 1, one genomic window encodes:
- a CDS encoding response regulator transcription factor, whose translation MSKTTKILVVDDEPKIRRIVEQSLRKDAYRVVHACDGLEALQKLETEHPDLLVLDLMMPEMDGFEVCKAMRNRGDNTPVIILTAKDELEDKAFGFNLGVDDYVTKPFSPSELALRVKAVLRRVSGEELAPRLKEGTFDDGRLYINSKTREVRLNGEDVYLTAKEFDLLWVLANNPGVVYSRDQLLDMVWGNEYFGDAGTVTVLIRRIREKIEKDPANPTYLRTVWGIGYKFEAVSI comes from the coding sequence ATGAGTAAAACAACAAAGATTCTCGTAGTAGATGATGAGCCGAAAATCAGGCGCATTGTGGAGCAAAGTCTGCGCAAGGATGCCTACCGTGTTGTGCATGCCTGTGACGGATTAGAGGCTCTGCAGAAGCTGGAGACAGAGCATCCCGATTTGCTGGTTCTGGATTTAATGATGCCGGAGATGGATGGCTTTGAGGTTTGCAAAGCAATGCGCAACCGTGGTGATAACACGCCGGTTATTATCCTCACTGCTAAGGATGAGCTGGAAGACAAAGCGTTTGGCTTTAATCTGGGAGTTGATGATTATGTCACCAAACCCTTTAGCCCCTCGGAACTGGCGCTCCGTGTTAAGGCAGTGCTGCGCCGGGTCAGCGGTGAAGAGCTGGCCCCTCGCCTTAAAGAAGGCACCTTCGATGACGGCCGTTTATATATTAACAGCAAAACCCGGGAAGTCCGTTTAAACGGGGAAGATGTCTATCTGACAGCCAAAGAGTTTGACCTGTTATGGGTTTTGGCCAATAATCCCGGCGTTGTGTACAGCCGCGACCAGCTTTTGGATATGGTATGGGGCAATGAATATTTTGGAGATGCGGGCACAGTAACCGTGTTAATTCGCCGCATCCGGGAAAAAATAGAAAAAGATCCTGCCAACCCTACCTATCTGCGTACCGTTTGGGGGATTGGATATAAGTTTGAAGCGGTCTCTATTTAA
- a CDS encoding THUMP domain-containing class I SAM-dependent RNA methyltransferase, giving the protein MAKLELIATAAFGLEAVVAKELKELGYADQMVENGRVTFAGDEEAICRTNLWLRSADRVLVKVGEFAATTFDELFEQTKALPWPDWLPADAEFPVDGKSVKSKLFSVSDCQAIVKKAIVEKMKEKYGKDWFEETGGRYKIEVGLLKDRATLTIDTSGAGLHKRGYRELTAKAPLRETLAAAMVRLSNWPADRVLADPFCGSGTIPVEAALLALNIAPGLKRRFAAEKWPVISERLWRNAREEAKSAIVQDRQLRIIGTDIDEKVLSLARHHARKAGVDKHIHFQQMPFTKLRSRYEYGFIICNPPYGERLGDVRQAEAIYKDMRSVFDGLPTWSFFVLSSHLGFEKILGRPADKKRKLYNGRLQCNYYMYRGPQPQPKKESQ; this is encoded by the coding sequence ATGGCAAAATTAGAATTGATAGCTACCGCTGCTTTCGGCTTGGAAGCGGTGGTGGCCAAAGAGTTAAAAGAGTTGGGTTATGCAGATCAGATGGTGGAAAATGGACGGGTAACTTTTGCCGGAGATGAGGAGGCCATCTGTCGCACCAATCTGTGGTTGCGTTCGGCAGATCGGGTTTTGGTTAAGGTGGGAGAGTTTGCAGCTACTACTTTTGATGAGTTGTTTGAACAGACAAAAGCGCTGCCCTGGCCCGACTGGCTTCCGGCGGATGCAGAATTTCCGGTGGACGGTAAATCGGTTAAATCTAAGCTCTTTAGTGTTTCCGATTGTCAGGCCATTGTTAAAAAAGCTATTGTGGAGAAGATGAAGGAAAAGTACGGTAAGGATTGGTTTGAAGAAACGGGCGGCCGCTATAAAATTGAAGTGGGTCTGCTAAAAGACAGGGCTACCCTCACCATTGATACCAGCGGCGCCGGATTGCACAAGCGGGGCTATCGTGAGCTGACTGCCAAAGCACCGCTGAGGGAAACCCTGGCCGCCGCCATGGTGCGGCTAAGTAACTGGCCCGCCGACCGGGTGCTGGCCGATCCCTTTTGTGGTTCGGGGACCATTCCGGTGGAGGCGGCGCTTCTTGCTCTAAATATTGCCCCGGGGCTGAAACGGCGTTTTGCCGCAGAAAAATGGCCTGTTATTTCTGAGCGCCTGTGGCGAAATGCCCGGGAGGAGGCCAAAAGCGCCATTGTTCAGGATCGTCAACTGCGGATTATCGGCACGGATATCGATGAGAAGGTGCTGAGCCTGGCGCGTCACCATGCCAGAAAAGCGGGAGTAGACAAGCATATCCATTTTCAGCAGATGCCCTTTACCAAGCTGCGTTCCCGGTACGAATACGGATTTATTATTTGCAATCCTCCCTACGGTGAACGGCTGGGAGATGTGCGGCAGGCTGAAGCCATTTATAAAGACATGCGCAGCGTATTTGACGGTTTGCCCACCTGGTCGTTCTTTGTCCTTTCATCCCATCTGGGGTTTGAGAAAATCTTGGGCCGGCCGGCAGATAAGAAAAGGAAACTGTATAATGGCCGCCTGCAGTGTAATTATTACATGTACCGCGGACCACAGCCACAGCCCAAAAAAGAAAGCCAATAG
- a CDS encoding HAAS signaling domain-containing protein: protein MNKHEFMTTLNKALAGIATQDRDEIIFDYEEHFRIGLSDGKTEEEIAASLGDPRAIARQFNADYHVHQAETDASVSNIFRAVLATLGLGFFNLVIVLGPFIAMLAVLFAFYVAGSAIIFSGVVVFITTVAGPILPVTNASLVQPAAQFFASIGLICLGLLFIIGNVYLTKFFFIGTVKYLQFNLKIIKGVS from the coding sequence ATGAATAAACATGAATTTATGACCACATTAAATAAGGCCCTGGCGGGCATAGCAACGCAAGACCGTGATGAAATAATTTTTGATTATGAAGAACACTTCCGCATCGGCCTCTCCGACGGGAAAACTGAGGAAGAAATCGCCGCATCCCTGGGAGATCCCCGCGCCATTGCCCGGCAGTTTAATGCGGACTACCACGTTCATCAGGCAGAAACCGATGCTTCTGTTAGTAACATCTTCCGGGCTGTGCTGGCCACACTGGGTCTGGGTTTTTTTAATCTTGTAATTGTTTTGGGTCCTTTCATTGCTATGCTGGCGGTACTATTTGCCTTCTATGTGGCAGGTTCGGCAATAATTTTTTCCGGTGTGGTAGTTTTCATTACCACCGTGGCCGGGCCCATTTTGCCGGTCACCAATGCATCATTAGTCCAACCCGCAGCACAGTTTTTTGCTTCCATCGGACTGATTTGCCTGGGCTTACTATTTATCATCGGCAACGTATACCTGACTAAATTCTTCTTTATCGGAACAGTAAAATATCTGCAGTTTAATCTCAAGATTATTAAGGGGGTTTCGTAA
- a CDS encoding DUF4097 family beta strand repeat-containing protein, producing MLNLDMKKIVMILLSLMVVSFALAGILGAGAGPWTASIVPGSLETIDETHVFESEEVQEIIIETISTDINIIPTEESTVKVHLYGEATPNLIPYDFARQSGNRISVDVRPKQQPGINFNTILRLTLDVYVPGEYTEKLRAQTVSGDLLASDLSLQTLAFKSVSGKLRATDFNAEWADLSTTSGNLSISGFAGELTSKTVSGDVTLDYKEFANNITVSTTSGNTTLILPEDAEFSVQFQTVSGKANSDFPITVDSLSGNRNFAGTVGSGENRVQVRSVSGNLEINK from the coding sequence ATGCTTAACCTGGATATGAAAAAAATTGTTATGATTCTCTTATCACTGATGGTTGTCTCTTTTGCCCTTGCCGGAATTTTAGGAGCAGGTGCAGGACCCTGGACTGCTTCGATAGTCCCCGGCAGCCTGGAGACCATCGACGAAACCCATGTATTTGAAAGTGAAGAAGTGCAGGAAATCATTATTGAAACCATCAGCACCGATATAAACATAATTCCCACAGAAGAAAGTACAGTTAAAGTACACCTGTATGGTGAAGCAACTCCTAATTTAATCCCCTATGACTTTGCCCGGCAAAGCGGCAACAGAATTTCCGTTGATGTCCGGCCAAAACAGCAGCCGGGAATAAACTTCAATACCATCCTGCGGCTCACCCTGGATGTCTATGTACCTGGTGAATACACTGAAAAACTGCGGGCTCAGACGGTTTCAGGCGACCTGCTGGCTTCCGACCTGTCTTTACAAACACTGGCTTTCAAGTCTGTTTCCGGCAAACTGCGGGCCACCGACTTTAATGCAGAATGGGCCGACTTAAGCACCACATCCGGCAATCTGAGCATTTCCGGGTTTGCCGGAGAACTGACGTCTAAAACCGTCTCCGGGGACGTAACGCTGGATTACAAAGAGTTTGCCAATAATATTACCGTAAGCACCACTTCAGGCAACACCACGCTAATTCTTCCGGAAGACGCCGAGTTTAGCGTACAGTTTCAAACGGTTTCCGGCAAAGCAAACAGTGATTTTCCCATAACCGTAGACTCTCTCTCCGGCAACCGCAACTTTGCCGGCACCGTGGGAAGCGGGGAAAACCGGGTACAGGTCAGATCGGTATCAGGCAACCTGGAAATTAATAAATAA
- a CDS encoding ATP-binding protein, which translates to MYLPRRNSLGWRYFWVLSTVIAVLVIINFIWSTLSFRESEYNRVREKASIITEQFIATRSFIAKNQDRINNDSQGNFEFKHLNPAAVGRGVGDLLAERTDYAIKQVRVNPRNPQNEPDAFEREALERFSQDSSLEEIYQEADMDGQSVFRYIVPLYIEESCLDCHGGEAGTIDVAGFASEGLQEGDLGGAISVVVPTDLTQAALGSFRNRLFVFSAILLVVTLSVIMFVTSRLVARPLQELTNRVLEVGKGNLNADFGDIHAYGEVATLSREFSDMVAKIKDLYDNMERKVKSRTRELEAANLRLTEGKKSLAVLNQKLSENSRLKSEFMATMTHELRTPLTSIVAFCELLLDEIPGPINEEQQENLMDIKTSAQQLMLLINDILDMAKFEAGHLRLDKENVDLNDVFRAVRRTMSSIAYQNGVRLDVSAVDLPLVYGDPERLRQMLSNLIANAVKHSKEGGYVHIYAKADNEFAAISVEDNGDGIPPELMPHIFEKFRQGEDSLKRRRNGTGLGLALVKTLAELQDGNISVNSEVGEGTTFTIHIPFAKQEGGLNDE; encoded by the coding sequence ATGTATCTCCCACGGCGCAACTCTCTGGGATGGCGATACTTTTGGGTGCTAAGTACAGTGATTGCTGTGCTGGTAATTATTAACTTTATCTGGAGTACCCTTTCTTTTCGGGAAAGTGAATATAACCGTGTTCGGGAAAAGGCTTCGATAATAACGGAGCAGTTTATTGCCACCCGTTCTTTTATAGCTAAGAATCAGGACCGCATTAATAACGATTCGCAGGGCAATTTTGAATTTAAGCATTTGAATCCGGCGGCGGTGGGCAGGGGGGTAGGCGATCTGCTGGCGGAGCGTACAGATTATGCCATTAAACAGGTCCGGGTAAATCCGCGCAATCCCCAAAACGAGCCGGATGCTTTTGAGCGGGAAGCATTGGAGCGCTTCTCTCAGGACAGCAGCTTGGAGGAAATCTATCAGGAAGCTGATATGGATGGGCAGAGCGTGTTCCGCTATATTGTGCCTCTCTACATAGAGGAGTCCTGTCTTGACTGTCACGGCGGAGAGGCAGGTACCATCGATGTAGCCGGTTTTGCCAGCGAGGGCCTGCAGGAGGGTGATCTGGGCGGTGCCATAAGTGTTGTGGTTCCCACTGATTTAACTCAGGCTGCGTTAGGTAGTTTCCGTAACCGCCTTTTTGTATTCAGCGCTATATTGCTTGTTGTAACCCTTTCCGTCATCATGTTTGTCACCAGCCGTTTGGTGGCCCGGCCCCTCCAGGAGTTGACAAACCGGGTACTGGAGGTAGGTAAGGGAAATCTGAATGCCGATTTCGGCGATATCCATGCTTATGGGGAAGTTGCTACCCTTTCCCGGGAGTTTTCCGACATGGTCGCCAAAATAAAAGACCTCTATGATAATATGGAGCGGAAGGTCAAGTCCCGTACCAGGGAATTGGAAGCGGCCAATCTGCGGCTGACGGAAGGAAAAAAATCTCTGGCCGTGCTTAACCAAAAGCTCAGCGAAAACAGCCGCTTAAAGAGTGAGTTTATGGCCACCATGACTCATGAGCTGCGGACACCGCTAACTTCCATTGTGGCTTTCTGTGAGCTACTTCTCGATGAAATACCCGGACCCATTAATGAAGAGCAGCAAGAAAACCTGATGGATATTAAAACCAGTGCCCAGCAGCTGATGCTGTTGATTAATGATATTTTGGATATGGCCAAGTTTGAAGCAGGTCATTTGCGCCTGGATAAAGAAAATGTAGACTTAAATGATGTCTTTCGTGCCGTTCGCCGCACCATGTCTTCCATTGCCTATCAAAACGGTGTGCGCCTGGATGTAAGCGCAGTTGATTTGCCGCTGGTTTACGGTGATCCGGAACGGTTACGGCAAATGCTCAGTAACCTTATTGCCAATGCTGTTAAACACAGTAAGGAAGGCGGCTATGTTCACATCTACGCCAAAGCAGACAATGAGTTTGCCGCCATTTCCGTGGAAGATAACGGGGACGGCATTCCTCCGGAATTGATGCCGCATATCTTTGAGAAATTCCGGCAGGGGGAAGATTCACTAAAACGCCGTCGCAACGGCACAGGCCTGGGCCTGGCGTTGGTGAAAACGCTTGCAGAATTACAGGATGGCAATATCTCAGTTAACAGTGAAGTCGGAGAAGGAACCACATTTACAATCCACATTCCCTTTGCCAAGCAAGAAGGAGGATTAAATGATGAGTAA
- the acpS gene encoding holo-ACP synthase, with the protein MRCGVDIIEISRIARAYRRRPQLFMKRFFTAEEQAQLAGRKHVEKHLAARFAGKEAVAKLLGTGIGSIGWREVEILTLAGGQPVVNLHGRAASRAKELCLGQISISLSHAREYAVAQAVAAILTEL; encoded by the coding sequence TTGCGATGCGGCGTTGACATTATTGAAATATCCAGGATTGCCCGCGCCTATCGCCGGCGCCCACAGCTATTTATGAAACGTTTCTTTACCGCAGAGGAACAAGCTCAGCTGGCCGGACGTAAACATGTGGAAAAGCATCTGGCGGCCCGCTTTGCCGGAAAAGAGGCGGTAGCTAAGCTTTTGGGGACAGGTATTGGCTCTATTGGCTGGAGAGAGGTGGAGATTCTCACTCTTGCCGGCGGACAGCCTGTGGTTAATCTGCACGGCAGGGCAGCGAGCCGTGCCAAAGAGCTGTGCCTGGGTCAAATTTCCATATCCCTTAGTCACGCCCGGGAATATGCCGTGGCGCAGGCAGTGGCAGCCATTCTTACAGAATTATAA
- a CDS encoding RrF2 family transcriptional regulator has product MKVSAKGEYGVRAMAILALEFRAGPIPLREIAKREGISYQFLEQIFLPLRRAGLIDSVRGAKGGYVLARPPDEIKVGDILRALEGPIAPVECVGEGNTDACGRSAACLTRGIWEKLRDTMSEVLNDITLADVIKMSADST; this is encoded by the coding sequence ATGAAGGTTTCTGCAAAAGGAGAATACGGTGTACGTGCCATGGCAATTCTGGCGCTGGAATTTCGGGCCGGGCCCATTCCCCTGCGCGAAATTGCCAAGCGTGAAGGGATTTCCTATCAGTTTCTGGAGCAGATTTTTCTGCCGCTCAGGCGTGCCGGTCTGATTGATTCGGTGCGGGGAGCCAAGGGAGGTTATGTGCTGGCCCGTCCACCGGATGAAATTAAGGTTGGCGATATCCTGCGCGCTCTGGAAGGCCCCATAGCTCCGGTGGAATGTGTGGGGGAAGGAAATACGGATGCCTGCGGGCGCAGTGCCGCATGCCTCACGCGCGGAATATGGGAAAAGCTGCGGGATACAATGTCTGAAGTTTTAAATGATATTACACTGGCCGATGTAATAAAGATGTCGGCCGATTCGACATAG
- a CDS encoding PadR family transcriptional regulator, with translation MNIQFKKGVLELCVLALLAQKDRYGYELVNEISKNIAISEGTIYPLLKRLKDGGFFTTYIQESQEGPPRKYYQLTELGRETKESLSSEWFSFVEGVNRIIRGNTDE, from the coding sequence ATGAATATACAATTTAAAAAGGGTGTGCTGGAGCTTTGTGTTTTAGCGCTGCTGGCACAAAAAGACCGCTATGGATACGAACTGGTTAACGAGATTTCCAAAAACATTGCCATTTCTGAAGGAACAATCTACCCTTTGCTGAAACGGCTAAAGGATGGCGGTTTTTTTACCACCTACATCCAGGAATCTCAAGAGGGGCCGCCGCGTAAATACTATCAGTTAACCGAATTGGGGCGGGAAACCAAAGAATCATTAAGCAGTGAATGGTTTTCATTTGTGGAAGGAGTTAACCGAATTATCAGGGGGAATACAGATGAATAA
- a CDS encoding HAD hydrolase-like protein produces MFKHILFDLDGTLTDPVEGILRSLRHTLEHFGLEQEDENQLKAFIGPPLADSFRSLYGFNEEQVAEAICLYRAHYAEDGIFGNKVMPGMVELLTLLQSEGKKMYVATTKMTAFAQQVLEIFKLDGFFSLVIGGNPDGTRTAKREIIAEILEVIPPREQKQAVMIGDRKYDIIGAKAHGMASIAVTFGYGSEAELRNEEPDYLVSSVAELARLLCQ; encoded by the coding sequence ATGTTTAAACATATCCTGTTTGATTTGGACGGTACCCTAACAGACCCGGTGGAGGGGATTTTGCGTTCCCTGCGCCATACGCTGGAGCATTTTGGTTTAGAGCAAGAGGATGAAAATCAGCTTAAAGCCTTTATCGGCCCGCCTTTGGCCGATTCTTTCCGCAGCTTGTACGGCTTCAATGAAGAACAGGTGGCGGAGGCAATCTGCTTGTACCGTGCCCACTATGCAGAGGATGGTATTTTTGGCAATAAGGTTATGCCCGGTATGGTGGAGCTTTTGACCCTCCTGCAAAGCGAAGGGAAAAAGATGTATGTGGCCACCACTAAAATGACTGCCTTTGCCCAGCAAGTATTGGAGATTTTTAAGCTGGACGGTTTTTTCTCGCTGGTCATCGGCGGAAATCCAGATGGTACCCGTACCGCAAAGCGGGAAATTATAGCAGAAATACTGGAGGTGATTCCTCCCCGGGAGCAAAAGCAGGCAGTGATGATCGGCGACAGAAAGTATGATATCATCGGGGCCAAGGCACACGGTATGGCTTCTATCGCTGTTACTTTTGGTTACGGTTCTGAAGCAGAGCTCAGAAATGAAGAACCCGATTATCTTGTTTCATCGGTGGCGGAACTGGCAAGGCTGCTCTGCCAATAA